In a single window of the Chondrocystis sp. NIES-4102 genome:
- the rpl35 gene encoding 50S ribosomal protein L35, giving the protein MPKLKTKKSAAKRFRITGSGKKIMRRKAFKNHLLERKSKERTRRRLSSMAVVHETDEKAVRTMMPYS; this is encoded by the coding sequence ATGCCTAAGCTAAAAACTAAAAAATCGGCTGCCAAGCGTTTTCGTATAACTGGCAGTGGCAAGAAAATTATGCGTCGTAAAGCGTTTAAAAACCACTTATTAGAACGTAAGAGCAAAGAACGTACTCGCCGTCGCCTATCAAGTATGGCTGTAGTGCATGAGACTGATGAAAAAGCAGTACGCACTATGATGCCCTATAGCTAG
- the rplT gene encoding ribosomal protein L20 has protein sequence MSRVKRGNVARKRRKKVLKLAKGFRGSHSKLFRTANQQVMKALRNAYRDRRKRKRDFRRLWITRINAAARINGLSYSKLTHQLKKAEIGLNRKMLAQLAMVDPQAFEKVVEVAKSAQ, from the coding sequence ATGAGTAGAGTAAAACGCGGTAATGTAGCCCGCAAACGTCGTAAAAAAGTCCTCAAGCTGGCAAAAGGCTTTAGAGGTTCACATTCAAAGCTATTTCGCACCGCTAACCAACAGGTGATGAAGGCATTGCGTAATGCTTATCGCGATCGCCGTAAACGCAAACGTGATTTTCGTCGTCTTTGGATCACCCGTATTAATGCAGCAGCCAGAATTAATGGTTTAAGTTACAGTAAGCTAACTCATCAGTTAAAGAAAGCAGAAATAGGTTTAAATCGCAAAATGTTAGCACAGCTTGCTATGGTTGATCCTCAAGCTTTTGAGAAGGTTGTAGAAGTTGCCAAATCAGCACAGTAA
- a CDS encoding topology modulation protein, translated as MVSFNKRIVIIGCCGAGKSTLAKILGEKLDLPVIHLDTYYWQPGWQETEENDWLTIQQELIKNSCWIIDGNYINTMDIRLAVADTIIWLDFNRYLCLWRVLKRYLQYSGKTRPDMATGCLERFNWEFLQYVWNFNQIHRPTILEQIAKYRGNQQIIILQKPHQALDLRSGINT; from the coding sequence ATGGTTAGTTTTAATAAACGTATAGTTATTATTGGTTGTTGCGGTGCAGGTAAATCAACTTTGGCGAAGATTTTAGGAGAAAAACTTGATTTGCCTGTGATCCATCTAGATACGTATTATTGGCAACCAGGCTGGCAGGAAACCGAGGAAAATGACTGGTTAACAATACAACAAGAATTAATTAAAAATAGTTGCTGGATTATTGATGGTAATTATATCAATACAATGGATATCCGTTTAGCTGTAGCAGATACAATTATTTGGCTTGATTTTAATCGTTATTTATGTCTGTGGAGAGTCTTAAAAAGATATTTACAGTATTCTGGTAAGACAAGACCAGATATGGCTACTGGGTGTCTAGAAAGGTTTAATTGGGAATTTTTACAATATGTTTGGAATTTTAATCAAATACATCGCCCCACAATTTTAGAACAAATAGCAAAGTATCGAGGTAATCAACAAATTATTATTCTGCAAAAGCCGCATCAAGCGTTAGATTTGCGATCGGGAATTAATACTTAA
- the glnH gene encoding glutamine-binding protein of glutamine ABC transporter translates to MKQKLFNLLITIPLLALTPQLVLAQEWSEIKERGLKVAVKDNIRPLGFTDKDGNLVGLEIDLARKLAEELLGDAQAVKLLPVNNKERLQVVLDKQVDMAIAVVAVTTSRARIVDFSNYYYLDGTGIVTNQPAVKNINDLTNSKIAVLKNSVTIAVIKNKLPQATLIGVDSYQAALQLLETKQADAFASDRSILTGWIQEYPNYKLLPERLSGAALAIVMPKGLQYQELRSKVNKAIVRWQKSGWLETRIKYWGL, encoded by the coding sequence ATGAAACAAAAGCTTTTCAATTTACTTATAACAATCCCATTACTAGCACTTACTCCACAACTAGTATTAGCTCAAGAATGGTCAGAAATAAAAGAGCGTGGATTAAAAGTTGCGGTTAAAGATAATATACGCCCTTTAGGTTTTACAGACAAAGACGGTAATTTAGTGGGGCTAGAAATCGATTTAGCACGTAAACTAGCCGAAGAATTATTAGGAGATGCTCAAGCAGTCAAATTACTTCCTGTAAACAATAAAGAAAGATTACAAGTAGTTTTAGATAAACAGGTAGATATGGCGATCGCTGTAGTCGCTGTTACCACTTCTCGCGCCAGAATAGTAGATTTTAGCAATTATTACTATTTAGACGGTACAGGGATAGTTACCAACCAGCCAGCAGTTAAAAATATTAACGATTTAACCAATAGTAAAATAGCTGTCTTAAAAAATTCAGTAACCATCGCCGTAATTAAAAACAAATTACCCCAAGCAACCTTAATTGGTGTAGATTCCTATCAAGCAGCCTTACAACTATTAGAAACCAAACAAGCAGATGCTTTTGCTAGCGATCGCTCTATACTTACAGGCTGGATACAGGAATACCCCAACTACAAATTATTACCAGAAAGACTATCAGGGGCTGCTTTAGCTATTGTTATGCCCAAAGGATTACAATATCAAGAATTACGTTCCAAAGTAAATAAAGCGATCGTTCGATGGCAGAAATCTGGGTGGCTGGAAACAAGAATTAAGTATTGGGGATTATAA
- a CDS encoding arginase/agmatinase family protein, with product MSEQPSFQPSDNNQSEAKQALEKELKLPLTGWQQEVDRGLELGLEAAPSIRDRSIPTFSRGELPHYAGINTFLKAPYLEDVRKVGEYDIAIMGVPHDSGTTYRPGTRFGPQGIRRISALYTPYNFELGVDLREQITLCDVGDVFTIPANNEKSFDQISKGVAHVFSSGAFPIILGGDHSIGFPTVRGVCRHLGDKKVGIIHFDRHVDTQETDLDERMHTCPWFHATNIANAPAKNLVQLGIGGWQVPREGVKVCRERATNILTVTDITDMGLDAAADFAIEKATDGTDCVYISFDIDCIDAGFVPGTGWPEPGGLLPREALYLLKKIVQNAPICGLEIVEVSPPYDVSDMTSLMATRVICDTMAHLVVSGQLPRKEKPAYIHSEAQVVDEPWQ from the coding sequence ATGAGTGAACAACCATCATTCCAGCCCTCAGATAACAATCAATCAGAAGCCAAACAAGCCTTAGAAAAAGAATTAAAATTACCTTTAACTGGGTGGCAACAAGAAGTTGATCGAGGATTAGAATTAGGTTTAGAAGCAGCCCCAAGTATTCGCGATCGCAGTATCCCTACCTTTTCTCGTGGAGAATTACCTCACTATGCAGGTATTAATACCTTTCTCAAAGCTCCTTATTTAGAAGATGTCCGTAAAGTCGGAGAATATGACATCGCTATTATGGGAGTACCTCATGATTCTGGTACAACCTATCGTCCTGGCACACGTTTTGGCCCCCAAGGCATTCGGCGTATTTCAGCTTTATATACCCCCTATAACTTTGAATTAGGAGTTGATTTACGTGAACAAATTACCCTCTGTGATGTTGGCGATGTGTTCACCATTCCAGCTAATAATGAGAAATCTTTTGATCAAATTTCCAAAGGAGTTGCACACGTTTTTAGCTCTGGAGCATTTCCAATCATTTTGGGTGGTGATCATTCAATTGGCTTCCCCACGGTTAGAGGCGTTTGTCGCCATTTAGGAGATAAAAAAGTTGGTATTATTCACTTTGATCGCCATGTGGATACTCAAGAAACCGATTTAGACGAAAGAATGCACACTTGTCCTTGGTTTCACGCTACTAATATAGCTAATGCCCCTGCTAAAAATCTAGTCCAGTTAGGTATTGGCGGTTGGCAAGTACCACGTGAGGGGGTTAAAGTCTGTCGCGAAAGAGCTACAAATATTCTTACCGTTACAGATATTACCGACATGGGGTTGGATGCAGCAGCAGATTTCGCCATAGAAAAAGCTACAGATGGTACTGATTGTGTCTATATCAGTTTTGATATTGATTGCATAGATGCAGGATTTGTACCTGGTACAGGTTGGCCCGAACCTGGTGGTTTATTGCCCCGCGAAGCACTCTATCTACTCAAAAAAATTGTGCAAAATGCCCCCATTTGCGGATTAGAAATAGTGGAAGTATCCCCCCCGTACGATGTCAGTGATATGACCTCCCTAATGGCAACTAGGGTTATCTGTGATACAATGGCGCATTTAGTAGTTTCAGGACAATTACCCAGAAAAGAGAAACCTGCATATATTCATAGTGAAGCTCAAGTGGTAGATGAACCTTGGCAGTAA
- a CDS encoding hydrogenase nickel insertion protein HypA: protein MHETDMTKALILTVKDWYDSQLEKPKIEKIHLLVGEFTCVEPVSLKFAFEAQASNTFLENVELVIKEKPLIAFCHHCQREYRPEIGIQYACPDCNCPMEDIRSGRELKIERLEYSSNY from the coding sequence ATGCACGAAACCGATATGACCAAAGCTTTAATTCTAACTGTTAAAGATTGGTACGACTCACAATTAGAAAAGCCCAAAATTGAGAAAATTCATTTGCTAGTCGGGGAATTTACGTGTGTAGAACCTGTTAGCTTGAAATTTGCCTTTGAAGCTCAAGCTAGCAATACTTTTCTTGAAAATGTGGAATTAGTAATTAAGGAAAAGCCATTAATTGCTTTTTGTCATCATTGTCAAAGGGAATATCGACCAGAAATAGGCATTCAATATGCTTGTCCTGATTGTAATTGCCCAATGGAAGATATTCGATCAGGTAGGGAATTAAAAATTGAACGCTTGGAATATTCATCTAACTATTAA
- a CDS encoding hydrogenase accessory protein HypB encodes MHQTFDAALEINLLHVNQDGANHNRQHFDNWGITCLNIMSSPGAGKTVLLEKTLAALQDKLQIAVIEGDMTTELDADRLRQYNVPVIAINTGRSCHLDSKMVAGGIHILEQQYNPQNIDLVLVENVGNLVCPAEFEVGEHGKVALLSVTEGEDKPLKYPVMFREANCLLITKIDLAPHLDIDIDRLIDNVRQINPKVTIISLSAKTGEGLEQWLNWIEKQIK; translated from the coding sequence ATGCACCAAACTTTCGACGCAGCATTAGAAATTAACCTACTTCATGTTAATCAAGATGGTGCTAACCATAATCGTCAACACTTCGATAATTGGGGTATTACTTGTCTCAACATTATGAGTAGCCCTGGTGCTGGAAAAACCGTTTTACTCGAAAAGACCCTGGCTGCTTTACAGGATAAGCTACAAATTGCGGTCATTGAAGGAGATATGACGACAGAACTAGATGCCGATCGCCTGCGTCAATATAATGTGCCAGTGATTGCAATTAATACTGGACGTTCCTGTCATTTGGATTCCAAAATGGTAGCAGGAGGAATTCATATTTTAGAACAGCAATATAATCCTCAAAATATTGATTTAGTTTTGGTGGAAAATGTCGGAAATTTAGTATGTCCTGCCGAATTTGAAGTAGGAGAACATGGTAAAGTTGCTCTATTAAGTGTTACCGAAGGTGAAGATAAACCCTTAAAGTATCCAGTCATGTTTCGCGAAGCTAATTGTTTATTAATCACAAAAATTGACCTTGCGCCTCATTTAGATATTGACATAGATCGTCTAATTGACAATGTACGTCAAATTAATCCCAAGGTCACAATCATTTCTTTATCTGCTAAAACAGGAGAAGGTTTAGAGCAATGGCTCAATTGGATAGAGAAACAAATTAAGTAA
- a CDS encoding aliphatic sulfonates family ABC transporter periplasmic ligand-binding protein, whose amino-acid sequence MQLIKSCRSYITLFAVTLLLVVSCSNPATKIPTDTATPPVAANAVRLGYSAWPGWFPWKVAEQQQIFAQNNVPVELTWFDGYLESISALTAQQIDGNGQTLGDTVSSVSGGADQVIVLVNDNSTGNDKIIVAPEINTIADLKGKKVAVEEGTVDHFLLLQGLKRAGLSGEDIELIPLETGKAASAFVAGQVDAVAVFAPYTTQAFKRPQSKELFSSKDFPGSISDHLVFTRSFIDENPQQVQAIVDSWFTTLEYIENNPDQAYQIMAQRAGVSVEEYQSYAEGTKIFTLDENLKAFEPGNDLNSLSFAAKKMAEFLVEVGFTPSLPDTSQLFDPRFVQAYAAKHQNS is encoded by the coding sequence ATGCAGCTAATCAAATCTTGCCGTTCTTATATTACATTATTCGCTGTCACTCTACTTTTAGTAGTTAGTTGTTCTAACCCTGCGACTAAAATTCCCACCGACACCGCAACTCCTCCCGTGGCAGCTAATGCAGTACGCTTGGGGTACAGTGCTTGGCCAGGTTGGTTTCCTTGGAAAGTTGCCGAACAACAACAAATATTTGCACAGAATAATGTTCCTGTAGAACTTACTTGGTTTGATGGTTATCTCGAATCTATTAGCGCACTAACCGCACAACAAATTGATGGTAATGGTCAAACCTTGGGAGATACGGTAAGTTCAGTATCAGGTGGTGCTGATCAGGTAATTGTTTTAGTAAATGATAATTCCACAGGCAATGACAAGATAATTGTTGCCCCCGAAATTAACACCATTGCCGATCTCAAAGGTAAGAAAGTAGCAGTAGAAGAAGGAACTGTTGATCATTTCCTATTGCTTCAAGGATTAAAGAGAGCAGGATTATCTGGAGAAGACATTGAATTGATACCTCTAGAAACAGGTAAAGCAGCCTCCGCTTTTGTTGCAGGACAAGTAGATGCCGTAGCGGTATTTGCCCCCTATACCACTCAAGCATTCAAACGTCCACAAAGCAAAGAACTATTTAGTTCTAAAGATTTCCCAGGGTCAATTTCCGATCATTTAGTCTTTACTCGTAGTTTTATCGATGAAAACCCCCAACAAGTACAGGCGATCGTAGATTCGTGGTTTACGACCCTGGAATATATTGAAAATAATCCCGATCAAGCCTATCAAATCATGGCACAAAGGGCAGGGGTGAGTGTAGAAGAATATCAATCCTATGCTGAAGGGACTAAGATCTTTACCTTAGATGAAAACCTCAAGGCTTTTGAGCCTGGCAATGATCTAAATTCTTTATCATTTGCTGCCAAGAAAATGGCGGAATTTCTCGTGGAGGTAGGCTTTACTCCATCCCTACCAGATACCAGCCAACTTTTTGACCCTCGCTTTGTTCAAGCCTACGCTGCTAAACATCAAAACTCCTAA